TCATTATCTTAAAACAGATTCCACACTTTTTTGGTTATGATTCCGACCCTGAGGGTGATTTTGCCTTCTTTCAGGTAGACGGAAAAAACACCTTCTCAGAAATTTTAGACACGGTAAACAATATAAGTCCAGGGGCAACTCTCATAGCCATTATTGGTCTCTCCATTCTTATATTATGGGATAAAGTACTTTCTAAGAAAGGTAAAATATTTCAATTGGTCCAAGGGCCTTTGGTCGCCGTTGTGGTGGGAATCATTTTCTACGTATTAACGAAGGATAATGAAACATTGGCTATATCTGCAGAACATTTGGTGAGCGTTCCCGTCCCGGAAGATGCCTCTTCTTTTTTAGCTCAATTTAGCTTTCCAAATTTTGGTGTAATAGGAGACCCACAAATATGGGTTACCGCATTTACCATTGCACTGGTTGCTAGTTTGGAAACCTTGTTATGCGTTGAAGCAACGGACAAACTAGATCCAGAAAAAAGGGTTACACCAACCAATAGGGAACTATTGGCCCAAGGAACCGGAAATATAATCTCCGGACTAATCGGTGGTCTACCAATTACCCAAGTAATTGTACGTAGTTCTGCAAATATCCAATCAGGGGGCAAAACAAAGATGTCGGCAATCATACATGGATTCTTTTTATTGATATCAGTAATTCTAATCCCCACCTTATTAAATATGATTCCATTGTCCGTGTTGGCGGCAGTTCTCTTTATTGTAGGCTTTAAATTAGCAAAACCGGCACTGTTTAAAAAAATGTACGATTTGGGTTGGAAGCAGTTTGTTCCCTTCACCGTTACCGTAGTGGGTATTGTTTTCACGGATTTACTTATTGGAATAGGTTTAGGGCTTGCGGTAGGAATAGTTGTAATTTTAATCAAGAGTTATCAGAACTCTCATTTCCTTCACATTGAAGATAACGATAATGGTAAGCATCAAATGAAAATGACCTTGGCGGAAGAGGTTACATTTTTCAATAAAGGTGCCATTCTAAAAGAGTTGGATAGTATTCCAAGAGATACATATCTCGAATTAGATGTGAGGAAAACAAGATATTTAGACAATGATATCATAGAAATTCTCGATGATTTTGCCTTTAAGGCGAAAGAAAGAAATATTGACATCAAATTGATATCTGAACGGGGTGTTGTAGAAAACCCGGACAGCTTTATCGAGTTCTTTAAACTAAGGCCAAAAACAGCTTAAGAAAGAGTTATGAAAAAATATAAACTAGTTGTTCTTTCAGACATGAAAGGAAATTTAAGCGCTAAGCTGAAGGGTATCGCCAACTTTTCCAAAATGGTCGGTGCCCACATCACGGTCTTACACGTCATTAAGCCCTCGGATTTGGTCAAAAAAGAAAATCAATTGTCGGCCATGCGTACCATCAATGATGAGTATAGTCGCATCGACAAAATAATGAGGTCAATTGTTAAGACCATCTCAAAGGAGGACAATATTAATATTAATTATTTACTCACATTGGGTAATATTAAGGACGAGATCGAAAGTTTTATTAAAAGGGAAAAACCGGATATAGTAGTACTAGGGAAGAAAGACGGTAGCCCATTAACGTTTTTAGGGGATAATATCACCCAGTTTGTCCTCAAACGACATGACGGTGCCATTCTTATCGCAGATGATGAAAATCTATTCGAACCCAATTCAAATTTTTCTATGGGCACCTTGGATGATGGTGGATTCAATCTCAACCTAGAATTTACGGAGGACTTGATAAAGCATAGTCAAGGCCCGCTTAAATCATTTAAGATTATTAAAAAATCGTCTAATTCCAACGAAAAAGCTTCTTCTAATCTAGACAGTATTGAATATGTTTTTGAACGTAACGATAATACAATTGAAAAACTACCTGGCTATTTAGAAAAGAACAATATAGGCTTGCTTTTCGTAAGCAGAGGGCCTAAAGGTGTTAAATCGAGACCAAACTTGATATCATCGGATATTAGTGGTATTATTAATAAACTTAAATTCCCCGTAATGATATCCAATAATGAAAATACCATTTGAAATAAAACTAGAATTATGAAAGCACAAACAAAAGAGACGCAAGCGGCCATATCTCCTGATCAAGCGATACAATTATTAAAAGAAGGAAACGCGCGTTTTGTCGCGAATAAGAAAGCCAATAGGGACTTGTTAGGCCAAGTAAAGGAGACGGCTTCCGGGCAATATCCGTTTGCGACTATATTGAGTTGTATAGATTCCAGAGTTTCGGCAGAGCTTATTTTTGATCAGGGAGTAGGAGATATTTTTAGCGCAAGGGTTGCAGGAAATATAGTAAACGAAGACCTTTTGGGTAGTGTAGAGTTTGCCTGTAAATTGGCTGGGACAAAAGTTTTTGTGGTTTTAGGCCATACCGCATGCGGTGCGGTAAAAGGTGCATGCGACGATGCTAAAATGGGCAATCTCACCATTTTATTACATAAGATAAAGCCGGCCGTAAGAGCTGTTAAAGAACCTTCAGATAGTAATTTGCGAAACTCTAAAAATATTGACTTTGTAAACGACGTGGTTACGAAGAACGTAGAGCTTACTATTGAGGATACAAGAAGCCTTAGTCCTGTTTTAAAAGAAATGGAAGATAACGGAGAGATCAAAATTATTGGTGCAATATACGATATCAGTAACGGAAAAGTCACATTCTTGGATTGAAGCACTATAAATTATTGAAAGAAAGCCAATCATTTTGATTGGCTTTTTTATTGTTTAAATACGCTATCTTTCTAATTAGAAGTAACACTGTCAATATTTATGAAAAAGTTGTTTTCCAATCTTCGAGGAGATTTATTTGGTGGTATTACCGCTGGTATAGTAGCCTTGCCTTTGGCACTCGCTTTTGGAGTAAGTTCAGGTATGGGGCCAAGTGCAGGTCTTTACGGTGCCATTTTTATCAGTTTTTTTGCCGCACTTTTTGGAGGTACGAATACCCAAATTTCTGGACCCACTGCTCCCATGACGGCGGTAAGTATGGTTGTTATTGCTGGTATTGTGGCAATACATGACGGAAGCCTGGAAAAGGCATTGCCGGCCATTCTTATAGTATTTCTCTTAGCTGGCCTTATGCAAATTGGTTTGGGCCTGATGGGGATAGGTAGATACATCCGCTACATCCCATACCCGGTGGTATCCGGATTCATGACGGCTATAGGAGTCATTATACTTGTTACTCAAATATTACCAGCTATAGGTTATTATCCAAAAGAAGATATGGAGTTTGTAAATCAGTACAAACCTATGGCGGAGGAAATAATTCTCGATAATATTCTTAAGGAAGAGGCCGGTGAGGGAATTCTGGTTTTAGAGAATTTTGAAGAGACCATTAGGCGTGCACAGGAAATAACAGAGGAGGACATGCTCAAAGAAGCTAAAACCCTAGCAAAGACAGAAGCTTCCGGGGTTTTAGGAGCGATCAAAATTTTACCAAGGGCATTGAGGAATATAAACTGGCTCGAGCTTGTCCTAGCACTTTCTACCATTATTATTATCTACGGTTTTAAACGAATAACTACCGCCATTCCAAGCGCACTTGTAGCTCTTGTGGTGGTTTCTGGAGTGGCTTATGGTTTTGGGTTGGACTATCGTCCTATCGAACAAATTCCCAGCGGTTTTCCGCTTCCCAATCTTGGTATTTTTACAGAATTTAAACTAAGTTCGGTTAGCCCCTATGTGTTTACCGCTTTGACACTTGCGCTATTGGGCGCCATTGATTCTTTATTGACATCTGTAGTGGCGGATAACATGACGAAGACCAAGCACCAACCTAACAAAGAGCTTGTAGGTCAAGGTATTGGTAACAGTATTGCTGCAATTTTTGGAGGAATTCCAGGGGCGGGAGCCACAATACGCACCGTTGTAAACATAAATGCCGGTGGAAAAACGAAACTCTCCGGTATGGTCGCCGGTATATTGCTGTTGATTATCCTATTAGCCTTAGGTCCCGTAGCCTCACAAATTCCGGCAGCGGTACTTGCGGGCATTCTTGTGACCGTAGGTATAGGGGTAATGGATTACAAGGGCTTAAAAGCGATTCCCAGCCTACCTAAAGATTTGAGTATAGGGCCTTTAAAATTTAGCTCGGAGGTAGTCATTATGCTGGTAGTTCTTATATTATCCTCTGTTTGGAACTTGGTTTATGCCGTAGGAGTAGGCTTGATCATCGCTTCATTAATGTTCATGAAGAAAATGGGAGATCTAACTGCGGAACGATCTGATGTAAAACCTTTGGAAGAAGAAATTGGCTGGGCAGATGAGTCCGACTTTCCTAAAAACCTTAAAGAGGAGGTATTTATAAAACATCTAAAAGGGCCATTATTTTTTGGCTCCACCAATGAGTTCCAACAGATGGCCGATCAGATTCCAAGGACCGCTTCAACGGTTATCATACGAATGGGGCGTATGCAATACATGGATCAGTCCGGCCTTTATACGCTTGAGGATATCCTCATAGATTTAAAAAAATCGGGTATCGATATACTCTTTGTTGAAGTGCTGGAACAACCTAGATATATGATGGAACGTGTGGATGTGATTCCCGATTTAATTCCTGAGGAGCATATTTTTGATAATTTTGATGATTGCTTGGCCTGGGTAAAGCAAAACGTGAAGGACAAATATCCCGTTCCAGTTTAACCTTCATCAAAACCGGACAAAAACAAGCTGCACTATTTTAAAAGTTTTAAATTTGCTGTTTTAATTGACCATATGATTGATACCATTAAAAAACATATTTCGGAAATTGAGAATTTCACAGCAAATACTCAAGAGGCAATCGAGTCTTTCCGTATCAAATATTTGGGAAAAAAGGGGTTGTTGAACGACCTTTTTGCTGAATTCAAAAATGTTCCCAACGAACAAAAGAAAGAGTACGGTCAGACAATCAACCAACTAAAAAAAGCGGCTACCGACAAAGTTAATGCACTTAAGGACGCCTTGGAAAATACTACCGAGGAGCAAGGGGTCTATGGGGATTTGACAAGGCCGAGCGAACCTATTGAGCTAGGAGCACGTCACCCCATATCTATAGTAAAAAATCAAATTATAGAAATTTTCTCCAGAATTGGTTTCAATGTATCAGAAGGTCCCGAAATAGAAGATGACTGGCATAACTTTTCCGCGTTGAACCTCCCGGAATACCATCCGGCCAGGGATATGCAGGATACTTTTTTTGTCCAAACCAATCCAGATATACTCTTACGAACGCATACCTCATCGGTACAGGTTCGCTATATGGAAAATAACAAACCGCCTATTAGGACGATTTCCCCAGGTAGGGTTTACAGAAACGAAGCCATATCCGCTCGTTCCCATTGCTTTTTCCATCAGGTAGAAGGGTTGTATATAGATAAGGACGTTTCCTTCGCTGACTTGAAACAAACCCTGCAGTATTTTACCACCGAACTTTTTGGTAAGTCAAAAATCCGGTTAAGACCCTCTTATTTTCCCTTTACAGAGCCAAGTGCCGAGGTAGATGTATACTGGGGATTGGAAACGGAAACGGACTATCGTATGACCAAGGGTACAGGGTGGTTAGAAATTATGGGTTGTGGCATGGTGGATCCAAACGTACTTACAAATTGCGGTATAGACTCGGAAGAATATTCGGGATTTGCCTTTGGGATGGGAATTGACCGTATTGCCTTGCTACTACATCAAATCCCAGATATTCGCTTATTGAGCGAAAATGATATTCGTTTTTTGGAACAGTTTAAAAGTGCGTTCTAGACCCTTGAATATTGCTTATTGCTGTTTCTATTGAGCTAATACTAAATTCTATAGGTCCTTTTATTTTTTACATTGCTATACTATATTTACTTCATAGTTAGGGATCCTAGCCTTTTTCAAATGTTAAAATGTCCTAACACTATAGGATAAGGTTTATGCTAAAAGGAATTTTCGATTTCAGTAATTTAAAAGGAGATTTAACTGGTGGGCTTGTTGCAGGTGTGGTAGCCCTTCCCTTGGCCCTTGCTTTTGGAGTGCAGTCGGGTCTTGGTGCAATTGCAGGACTTTATGGCGCAATAGGAGTGGGTATCATGGCAGCACTTTTTGGAGGCACTTTGACCCAGGCAAGCGGGCCAACTGGGCCAATGACCGTTGTTTCAGCGGCTTTGGTAGCTAGTGCAATTGAAATCGCAGGTAGTTTAGAAAGCGCTATGGGCATCATTATACTTACCTTTTTTCTTGGAGGTATTTTACAAATTTTATTTGGTCTAATTAATATTGCCAGTTACATCAAGTATTTTCCGTATCCGGTAGTTTCAGGTTTTATGAGCGGCGTCGGATTGATTATTGTAATTTTACAATTATTCCCTTTTGCAGGTCTCGATTCAGCGAAATCGACTATTTCAGTTATACAGGATTTACCTCGCTTGTTTGCAGACTTCAATTGGCACGCACTTGCATTAGGCGGACTTACGGTAATTATATATTATCTTTTCCCTAAAATCACCAAAGCTGTTCCAAGTCCGTTGGTGGCATTGATAGTGGCATCCTTAGCCGCGTATTTTCTTAAATGGGATATCCCTGTAATTGGTGAAATACCTTCTGGATTGCCTAGCCTTCAATTAGATGGCATTTTATCCGTTGATAGTTCTGCTTATTACTTAATTGCTGAATATGCCTTGGTATTGGCCGTTTTAGGATCAATAGATTCGTTATTGACCTCTGTAATTGCGGATAATATGACCAAGACTAAGCACAATAGTAATCGAGAACTGATTGGTCAAGGCATAGGTAATGCGTTAGCAGCTATGTTTGGAGGTATACCCGGTGCCGGAGCGACCAAGGGTACGGTAGTAAATATTAACTCAGGAGGAAGGACCCGTTTATCAGGTATGTTCCATGGACTGTTCCTTTTAGCCGTTCTTTTAGGACTTGGTTCGCTTGCCGCCCATATTCCACTAGCGGTTTTGGCTGGAATTCTTATACCCATAGGTTTTAAAATCGTGGATACTAAGGGTCTAAAGCATCTAACTAATGTGCCTCGTGCGGACGCAATAGTACTAGTTGTCGTATTACTTTTTACCACCTTTGGGAGTTTGATTCAAGCGGTAGGCATAGGTCTTATTTTAGCCTCCTTATTATTTATGAAAAAGGCTAGTGATATTGGGGAGGAAGGAATCCAAGTAGGTTCTTTAGCAGGTTTTGATGGTGAAAAACCTTGGAAGGACGAAGAGGACTTTTTTGAAAAATATAAAGATAAGGTCATCATTAAACATCTCTATGGCCCATTATTCTTTGGTTTTACTTCTCATTTCAAAGATCAACTACAGGAAATATCTTCGGATATAGAAGCGTTGATTATTCGTTTTGACCAAGTGCCCTATATTGATCAATCCGGACTGTATGCCATGGAAGATGCTCTTCTAGATCTTCAAAATAAAAAGGTTACCGTTTTATTAACAGGTCTACAAACCCAACCGTATGACTTGATGACTTCAATAGATATTATTCCCGATGTTATTCCAGAGGAACACATTTTTGATGATATCGAGGCTAGTTTTGGTTGGCTTCGAACTCAATTACGGGATGTTCATTAATGAGATATCTATTAAAACCTAAAGGTTAAGTGAAAAAAGATATTGAAATCCCCGTAGCGAAAGATGTTCACATTGCTTTGATACATGAATGGAACGAAGAATTTCTTTCCAAAGATTGGAACGCTTACATCATCAACAATCGTAATACCCCCATTGAGATGGCCCTTATTGTCTCCAAGGGATACGATGGGGATAGAAAAACATCGACCATGAGACATGCCATTGGTGTTGTTGAAGCAAAGGCCTATGAAAAAATAGAGCTGGTACAAGAGGATGTACTTACCCTGAACAATGAATTTTTTGTGACGTATTACGCCGATAACAAGTTGTATGAAAAGCGATTTCTTTTTGAAAAGAATAGCATACAGGAAAGTAATCTTATTACCGTCCCCTTAATAGAAAAAGATGGGATTTTTGCCCAATAAGATCCACTTCAAATAATTCATACTTCAAAGCATCACCAGCGATGGTTATGAATTGAATTATCTTGAATAACAACTATTAGTCTAAAGATGATACGAGATAATTCATATTACCTTTTGGGCTTATTTCTCCCATAATAGGTAAAATCAAATTTTAATAAGGAATTCTTGAGAAATAAATGTAACAACGTGTTATACGACTGTTCTCATCCTTCGCTACTAAAACGCAACCTTATGGTACAATTTGTATCTTAAATGAATGAGAGCAAAAACATATCTTATTGGATTTTTATCAATTTTTCTACTTCAATGTGATAATTCCCGAGTAGATTGCGCGACAGTTAGTTGCATAGCACAATCCCTGGCTATTGAATTGGTCGATGCTGATGGAACCAATCTTATAGAAAATGGGACCTATCCCATTGGAAATATTAAAATTTTGAAAAATGAAAATCAGGTCAATCAATATTCATCTGATAGGGCAATTTTCATTTTACTTTCTGGACAAAGAGGCAATAACACTTATCAAATTGACTTAGGCAACTCTGAAGTGGATATTCTAGTATTGAATTTAGGTCTAACAGGTTCCGACGAGGATTGCTGTGGCCCCTCCTTCTCTATTAATAATGCAATGTATAATGGTAAATTTATTGAAGTTGAGATTGATGAACAACTCGGTCAGAAAATTACCGTCCTAAAATAACCTTATTTATTAATTTGGCAGAAAACTACTGCTACCTAAGCGGGAATCCTTTTGCTGCCCACCAAGGGTGTACTTCTATAATAAGCCTGCCTGACTTGACCATCGGGTCGGAATTTGCCAGACTATCCGCCATTTCCAGTGTTGGCGTATTGTAAATTGTAATGCCCCTAATAACGCCATCATCCCCAAAAGGTCCAGAAATATCGGCATATCCCAATTCGTACATTTTGCCCAAATGAGCTAAATGCAATGCTTGCAGACTATCTGCCTCTTCCTTCGCTTGTGATCTGTTCGGGCCACTTTTTAAAAAAGCAATGAAATATTGCTGCATCAAAACGGTATCCTTGGTCTTTTCGTCAACGTAATCAAAAATCTGAAAGCCTTCTTTCGTAAGTCGCTCCTTAACCGAAGCCTTGGATTCTTGCTGTTCTTGCTTAATCACTATTTCGGCTGGTTCACTTTGCTCTTGGTTTCCGCAAGAAACCATGAAAGCCATGAACAAAAGTAAAATCACATTTTTCATTTATTCCAGCTTTTAAATGGGTTTTTAACCAATTGTGAATTATAGTACTTGATTTCTCCAGTAACTTCTTTCCCCAGCCACATGGGCTTGTCAAAATTCTCCTCTTCCGAACCTAACTCAATTTCCGCAATTACAAGACCGTAATTTTGACCTAGGAATTCATCAACTTCAAAGATGTGTTCTCCAAATGGAACTTCATATCTCATTTTCTCTAAAATACTTTCTTCGCAAAGTTGTAACAAGGCTTCAGCTTCCTGGAGCGCTATTTCCTTTTCCCATTCAAAACGTGTCGTCCCTGACCTGTTAGACTTACCTTTTACAGTTATAAAACCCGTATTGGCCTTAGTTCTAACTCGTACGGTACGTTCTGGATGTGTGTTTAGAAATCCTTGTACAATTTTAGTGTTTGTAGTTGCGCTAGATTTAAAACTATTTGAATTTACCAGAAATTTGCGTTCTATTTCTATCATTCTAACTAAACCGGCTTTAATAACTATTTTGAGATGTCCTAAATTTACAATATGCAACCCGATTTTCCTTTACGAAAAATCATTCATGTGGATATGGATGCCTTCTACGCTTCTGTGGAACAATTGGACAATCCTGAGTTAAAGGGAAAACCTATTGCCGTAGGCGGCAGCTCCCAACGTGGCGTAGTGGCAGCAGCGAGTTACGAGGCCAGAAAATTTGGAGTTCGTAGCGCCATGAGTAGCGTGCTGGCAAAGAGAAACTGCCCCGAACTTATTTTCGTAAAGGCCCGGTTTGACCGTTACAAGGAAATATCGCAACAAATTAGAGCAATTTTCTATGAATATACCGATTTGGTAGAACCCTTGTCCCTAGATGAGGCCTATTTGGATGTGACAACGAATAAGAAAGGAAATCCTTCAGCTACGCTTATCGCACAGGAAATACGGCAACAGATTTTAGAGAAAACAGGATTAAACGCTTCTGCCGGTATCTCTATAAATAAATTCATTGCAAAAGTTGCCAGTGATATTAACAAACCTAACGGACAGAAAACTGTAAACCCGGAAGAGGTAATTGAGTTTCTGGAACATTTGGATATCCGAAAATTCTATGGTGTGGGTAAGGTGACCGCTGAAAAGATGTACAAACTGGGCATCTTCACCGGAAAGGATTTGAAGACCAAGTCTATTGAATTCTTGGAGGAAAAGTTTGGGAAGAGCGGTAGTTATTATTACCATGTGGTGCGAGGTGTACATAATAGCACGGTAAAGCCACATCGAATCCCTAAATCTGTAGGTGCCGAACGTACTTTTAGCGAAAACTTGAGCAGTGAAATTTTTATGCTGGAACGGTTGGACCATATTGCCAGCGAACTTGAACGCCGTCTAAAAAAATCCGAAATCGCCGGAAAAACTATAACCTTAAAAATTAAGTATAGTGATTTTACCCTAAACACCCGCAGCAAAACGTTGCCTTATTACATTGCTGATAAAGCATTGATTTTAGAAACTGCAAAGGAACTGCTGTACCAAGAAGAACTTCAAAATTCTGTACGGCTATTAGGTATTTCTTTGGCCAATCTTAATACTGAAAAAAAGAAAAGACGAAGGAAAAGAAGGAGGCCATTTTAGTTCAGTTAAAGTTTGATTTTTAGATAAGTACATTCAACTAATCTTTCTATAATCATTGTCAATAGTACCGATTTGTGATTACCCCTGTTCACTCTTTACAGCCCTACAGGAAATTAAAACTGATATTTCTTAAACAAAAATGTTAATGACCTTCTATAATTTTAATCAAATCAATAGATCTTTTAGCTTTATAATAAATTGCTTTGAAAAAGAAAATTTTTATGGAAGAGCTTAAAAATTATGATGATGCGGTTATTAAGTTTAATAAGACCTTAAAATTTAACACGCTACCTCTAACTTCTTGGGACTATTATGCCCAATTTTTTGAAAAGACCTGTAATACAGCTGAAGACCTGAAGTCTCTGGGACAATTGGCAGAGAACAATGCATGGGATTTTGACTCCTTAATTTTTGAGGAACAATTAGAAGCAAAAAAACATGTTATCGTGGTTACCGATGCTAATCTAAATATCGTCTACGCCACTAAAAATATATGGGAAATGAATAGATATCATCCCAAGCAAATAATCGGCAATAAGCCTAAAATGTTTCAAGGAGAAAAAACCTGCAGAAACTCATTGAAGATTATTTCAAACGCTGTACGTGAAAAGAAACCTTTTGAAACTACGGTTTTGAATTATAGGAAAGACGGTTCTACCTATAATTGTTGGATTAAGGGGCAGCCTATTTTAAATAAGTCCGGTGAAGTGATTAATTTTATCGCCTTTGAAAGGGAGGTCGCGTAGAAAAATTTAATTCTTTAAAATAATAAGGCCCGCTTATAAGCGGGCCTTATTATTTACCAAAGAAAAATTTAAAAATTACAACTCTCAATTTCCGTAACACGTAGTGTGTTCACCATACCCTTTTCTTTAATAGGCATAGCCGCTAGGCTAATGAGCATATCCCCTACCTCTAAAAACCCTTTTTTACAGGCAATGGAATTTACATCCTCTATGGTCTCATCGGTAGAAACAAATTTGTCATAATAAAAAGCCTTTACACCCCATAACAGGTTAAGTTGTGTTAATATTCTTTTATTGGAAGTAAATACGAGTATATGCGCACTTGGTCTCCAAGCCGAGATTTGAAAGGCGGTATACCCGCTATTCGTAAGGGTAGAAATAGCCTTGGCTTTAATTTCATTGGCCATAGTGGCGGCATGAAAACAAATGGATTTTGTAATATATCTTTTTGTTCTAACGTGAGGCGGATCATGAGGAACCCTTATTAAATCCGAGCTTTCCACGCTTTGCAGAATACTGGCCATTTTTTCGATTACTTGTACAGGATAGTTTCCCACGGAGGTTTCACCAGAAAGCATTACGGCATCTGCCCCGTCCATAACAGAATTGGCAACATCATTTACCTCTGCACGTGTTGGGGTAAGGCTAGTAATCATGGTTTCCATCATCTGGGTTGCGATAATTACCGGAATACGTGCCTTTTTTGCTCGTAGTACAAGTTGTTTCTGAATTAAGGGAACTTCTTGGGCAGGCACTTCCACGCCTAAATCACCCCTGGCCACCATTAAACCGTCACAATAGGCAACTATCTTATCAATATTTTCAACTGCTTCCGGTTTTTCAATCTTTGCAATTATAGGAATCTTGTGTTCCGAATGTTTTTTGATGATATCCTGAAGATCTATCAAATCTTGGCTAAATCTAACAAACGATAAAGCAATCCAGTCCACCTCTAGAGAAATGGCAAACTCAGCATCCTTTACATCTTTTGCTGTAAGCGCAGGCAAAGAAATGTTGGTGTTTGGTAAGTTTACGCCTTTTTTTGATTTTAAGGGACCACCTTGAATCACTTTTGCACGAACCTCGTCCTTACTATTTGTGTTCATTACTTCGAACATTAATTTACCATCATCCAGAAGTATGCGTTCTCCTGCTTTAACATCCCTTGGGAACTCCTTGTAATTCATGTAAACGCGTTCTGCGGTCCCTTCAAATGGTTTGCCCGTAACAAAAGTAATCTCGTCACCGGGACTTACTACAACTTCACCGGCCATCACTCCTACCCTAAGCTTTGGGCCCTGTAAATCGGCTAGGATTGAGGTATTAATTTGTAACTCCTCATTCAGTTCCCTAATCATTTTTACTCGTTCCGAAACATCCTTATAATCAGCATGGGAAAAATTAATTCTAAAGACATCCACTCCGGCCAAAATCATTCTCCGCAGAACATCTTTTTTACTTGTAGCGGGCCCAAGGGTTGCTACTACTTTAGTCTTCTTTTTAGCTGGCATCGTTAAAATATTAAATTGTTCTTAGATTTAAGTTTGTTGGTTTCTACTTGATATGCAGCCATAATCTTTGGCGCAGTAAGTATTTTTTTTATTATTTCTTCTTGACTAATATTGGAGTCATGTTCTATCCTCAAAAAGTAGTCCACCTCTTTAAGCTCCGGTATAAGTCTTGGCTTTATATACGTATGGTCATTTAGAAATAAATCGTTGTTGGCCAATACGGTTCTTTTTGAACTGCGGTTGGCGATTAATTTCCAAAATCTATCGTTGTAATTGTCCTCCCACTCGTATACCGAAAAGGAACTTCCTTCTGCTAAATCAAAATCTTCTTTAGTTCTCTTAAAATTAGCCTGAAGACTTTGATTTAAAAAATATATGATG
This sequence is a window from Maribacter aestuarii. Protein-coding genes within it:
- a CDS encoding SulP family inorganic anion transporter, with the protein product MKKLFSNLRGDLFGGITAGIVALPLALAFGVSSGMGPSAGLYGAIFISFFAALFGGTNTQISGPTAPMTAVSMVVIAGIVAIHDGSLEKALPAILIVFLLAGLMQIGLGLMGIGRYIRYIPYPVVSGFMTAIGVIILVTQILPAIGYYPKEDMEFVNQYKPMAEEIILDNILKEEAGEGILVLENFEETIRRAQEITEEDMLKEAKTLAKTEASGVLGAIKILPRALRNINWLELVLALSTIIIIYGFKRITTAIPSALVALVVVSGVAYGFGLDYRPIEQIPSGFPLPNLGIFTEFKLSSVSPYVFTALTLALLGAIDSLLTSVVADNMTKTKHQPNKELVGQGIGNSIAAIFGGIPGAGATIRTVVNINAGGKTKLSGMVAGILLLIILLALGPVASQIPAAVLAGILVTVGIGVMDYKGLKAIPSLPKDLSIGPLKFSSEVVIMLVVLILSSVWNLVYAVGVGLIIASLMFMKKMGDLTAERSDVKPLEEEIGWADESDFPKNLKEEVFIKHLKGPLFFGSTNEFQQMADQIPRTASTVIIRMGRMQYMDQSGLYTLEDILIDLKKSGIDILFVEVLEQPRYMMERVDVIPDLIPEEHIFDNFDDCLAWVKQNVKDKYPVPV
- the pheS gene encoding phenylalanine--tRNA ligase subunit alpha; protein product: MIDTIKKHISEIENFTANTQEAIESFRIKYLGKKGLLNDLFAEFKNVPNEQKKEYGQTINQLKKAATDKVNALKDALENTTEEQGVYGDLTRPSEPIELGARHPISIVKNQIIEIFSRIGFNVSEGPEIEDDWHNFSALNLPEYHPARDMQDTFFVQTNPDILLRTHTSSVQVRYMENNKPPIRTISPGRVYRNEAISARSHCFFHQVEGLYIDKDVSFADLKQTLQYFTTELFGKSKIRLRPSYFPFTEPSAEVDVYWGLETETDYRMTKGTGWLEIMGCGMVDPNVLTNCGIDSEEYSGFAFGMGIDRIALLLHQIPDIRLLSENDIRFLEQFKSAF
- a CDS encoding universal stress protein, yielding MKKYKLVVLSDMKGNLSAKLKGIANFSKMVGAHITVLHVIKPSDLVKKENQLSAMRTINDEYSRIDKIMRSIVKTISKEDNININYLLTLGNIKDEIESFIKREKPDIVVLGKKDGSPLTFLGDNITQFVLKRHDGAILIADDENLFEPNSNFSMGTLDDGGFNLNLEFTEDLIKHSQGPLKSFKIIKKSSNSNEKASSNLDSIEYVFERNDNTIEKLPGYLEKNNIGLLFVSRGPKGVKSRPNLISSDISGIINKLKFPVMISNNENTI
- a CDS encoding carbonic anhydrase family protein — its product is MKAQTKETQAAISPDQAIQLLKEGNARFVANKKANRDLLGQVKETASGQYPFATILSCIDSRVSAELIFDQGVGDIFSARVAGNIVNEDLLGSVEFACKLAGTKVFVVLGHTACGAVKGACDDAKMGNLTILLHKIKPAVRAVKEPSDSNLRNSKNIDFVNDVVTKNVELTIEDTRSLSPVLKEMEDNGEIKIIGAIYDISNGKVTFLD
- a CDS encoding SulP family inorganic anion transporter — protein: MFKNLKNDLPASIVVFFVALPLCLGIALASGAPLFSGLIAGIIGGIVVGALSGSQIGVSGPAAGLAAIVLTAIGALGGYQNFLVAVVLGGVIQLVFGILKAGIIGYYFPSSVIKGMLTGIGIIIILKQIPHFFGYDSDPEGDFAFFQVDGKNTFSEILDTVNNISPGATLIAIIGLSILILWDKVLSKKGKIFQLVQGPLVAVVVGIIFYVLTKDNETLAISAEHLVSVPVPEDASSFLAQFSFPNFGVIGDPQIWVTAFTIALVASLETLLCVEATDKLDPEKRVTPTNRELLAQGTGNIISGLIGGLPITQVIVRSSANIQSGGKTKMSAIIHGFFLLISVILIPTLLNMIPLSVLAAVLFIVGFKLAKPALFKKMYDLGWKQFVPFTVTVVGIVFTDLLIGIGLGLAVGIVVILIKSYQNSHFLHIEDNDNGKHQMKMTLAEEVTFFNKGAILKELDSIPRDTYLELDVRKTRYLDNDIIEILDDFAFKAKERNIDIKLISERGVVENPDSFIEFFKLRPKTA